One Faecalispora anaeroviscerum genomic window carries:
- a CDS encoding 2-hydroxyacyl-CoA dehydratase, whose protein sequence is MAEMKRDKTGRILFTKEMKQEYTILCPQMAEIHFSLIINVFRNCGYNMVLLKNDGPGVVQEGLKYVHNDTCYPALLVIGQFMDALKSGKYDLDRTALIITQTGGGCRASNYIHLLRKALRRAGMENIPVVSLNLSGLESNPGFSLTLPMLRRLIAGLVYGDLLMLLDNQVKPYEIKKGESAALVQKWITELSDQFNRDEGYSLKQQKVNLEKITAEFAAIPVHRIPKVRVGVVGEIFVKYSPLGNNQLEQFLAEQDCEVNVPGLLNFMLFKVDNRMEDIKLYGGNPIKFRVVKAMMDYLMKMQELLIAAVKTQPCFEAPMNYTHTKALVKDVIGYGNKMGEGWLLTAEMLELVECGFENIVCTQPFGCLPNHICGKGMIRRIKEIDDRANIVPIDYDPSATRVNQENRIKLMLAVAREALKQSTTEPAAVIPH, encoded by the coding sequence TTGGCGGAAATGAAAAGAGATAAAACCGGGCGTATCCTGTTTACCAAGGAAATGAAGCAGGAATACACCATTCTTTGCCCGCAGATGGCGGAAATCCATTTTTCACTGATTATAAACGTCTTCCGCAACTGCGGCTACAATATGGTGCTTTTAAAAAATGATGGGCCCGGTGTCGTGCAGGAGGGCCTGAAATATGTGCATAACGACACCTGCTACCCTGCGCTGCTCGTGATCGGCCAGTTTATGGACGCGCTGAAAAGCGGAAAATACGATCTGGACCGCACCGCGCTGATTATTACGCAGACAGGCGGCGGCTGCCGTGCCTCCAACTACATTCACTTGCTCCGCAAGGCTCTGCGCCGGGCAGGCATGGAGAATATTCCGGTGGTTTCCCTCAATCTCTCCGGCCTTGAGAGCAACCCGGGCTTTTCACTGACCCTGCCCATGCTGCGCCGCCTGATCGCTGGCCTTGTGTACGGCGACCTGCTCATGCTGCTCGACAATCAGGTAAAGCCCTACGAAATCAAAAAAGGCGAAAGCGCCGCTCTGGTTCAGAAATGGATTACGGAGCTTTCCGACCAATTCAACCGCGATGAGGGCTATTCTTTAAAACAGCAAAAGGTCAACCTAGAAAAAATCACCGCGGAATTTGCTGCTATCCCCGTTCACCGCATCCCGAAGGTGCGTGTGGGAGTCGTCGGCGAGATTTTTGTGAAATACTCCCCTCTCGGTAACAACCAGCTCGAGCAGTTCCTTGCCGAGCAGGACTGTGAAGTCAACGTGCCGGGACTGTTGAATTTTATGCTGTTTAAAGTGGATAACCGCATGGAGGACATCAAGCTCTACGGCGGCAACCCGATCAAATTCCGCGTGGTGAAAGCCATGATGGATTACCTGATGAAAATGCAGGAGCTTCTGATCGCTGCCGTAAAAACGCAGCCCTGCTTTGAGGCCCCGATGAATTACACCCACACGAAGGCGCTGGTCAAGGATGTGATCGGCTACGGCAACAAGATGGGTGAAGGCTGGCTTCTGACTGCGGAGATGCTTGAGCTGGTTGAATGCGGCTTTGAAAATATCGTCTGCACACAGCCATTCGGCTGCCTGCCGAACCACATCTGCGGCAAGGGCATGATCCGCCGGATCAAGGAAATCGACGACCGTGCCAACATTGTGCCGATTGATTACGACCCGAGCGCGACACGTGTGAATCAGGAAAACCGCATCAAGCTGATGCTGGCGGTCGCCCGGGAAGCCCTGAAGCAAAGCACGACAGAACCGGCGGCAGTTATACCGCATTGA
- a CDS encoding MBL fold metallo-hydrolase RNA specificity domain-containing protein, which yields MYLTFFGADKEVTGSCHCVDTNGVRFLVDCGLQQGQDEKDNAVLPFLPISVDFVVCTHAHIDHSGRLPLLVKQGFHGKIYATGKTCELLSIMLRDSAHIQEMDATNENRKGRRAGHELVEPLYSIDDAEKCLTLLEPHEYGEIFEPAPGIRLRFSDAGHLLGSAFTEAWLTEGDVTKKVVFSGDIGNKNQPLIRNPQYLLEADYAVMESTYGLKQHEHVDDYTPQLAELIDKTLANGGNVVIPAFAVGRTQEVLYFIREIKERHLVKSFPDFPVYVDSPLAAEATRIFSGDLTGYADEETLKILRSGFKPISFSNLNISQSVEDSRALNIDTTPKVIISSSGMCEAGRIRHHLKHNLWRPECAVLFVGYQANGTLGRLLVDGIKEVKLFGEEITVQAQIHNFRALSGHADHDGLLEWLKAFEPKPQRVFVVHGERETCLAFSEELNDMGYSIYVPNFEARYDLLADKELDFGVDVSLERSEQPQKAKARKLASAFQRLLAAERQLHQTILRNEGGANKDLARFADQILSLAKKWER from the coding sequence ATGTATTTAACGTTCTTTGGCGCAGATAAGGAAGTAACCGGAAGCTGCCATTGTGTAGATACCAATGGAGTCCGTTTTTTGGTGGATTGTGGACTGCAGCAGGGACAGGACGAAAAGGATAACGCTGTTCTTCCGTTTTTGCCCATTTCGGTGGATTTTGTGGTCTGCACTCACGCGCATATCGACCACAGCGGGCGGCTTCCGCTTTTGGTAAAGCAAGGTTTCCACGGCAAGATTTATGCGACCGGCAAAACGTGTGAGCTGCTTTCCATCATGCTGCGTGACAGTGCGCATATTCAGGAAATGGATGCGACCAATGAGAATCGCAAGGGGCGCCGCGCCGGCCATGAACTGGTGGAGCCACTTTATTCCATTGATGATGCTGAAAAATGCCTGACCCTTTTGGAGCCGCATGAGTACGGTGAGATTTTCGAACCTGCACCCGGTATCCGGCTTCGTTTTTCTGATGCCGGCCATCTGCTTGGGTCCGCGTTTACAGAGGCTTGGCTGACCGAAGGGGACGTAACAAAAAAGGTGGTTTTTTCCGGGGACATCGGCAACAAAAATCAGCCGTTGATTCGCAATCCCCAGTATCTATTGGAAGCAGACTATGCTGTGATGGAGTCTACCTATGGTTTAAAGCAGCACGAGCACGTTGACGATTACACCCCACAGCTCGCGGAGCTGATCGACAAAACGCTGGCAAACGGCGGCAACGTGGTGATCCCGGCCTTTGCTGTGGGCCGTACGCAGGAGGTTTTGTATTTTATCCGCGAGATCAAGGAGCGCCATCTGGTCAAAAGCTTTCCGGATTTCCCGGTGTATGTGGACAGCCCCCTCGCGGCAGAGGCCACGCGTATTTTCAGCGGTGACTTAACCGGCTACGCCGACGAAGAAACACTCAAGATTCTGCGCTCCGGTTTTAAGCCGATTTCGTTTTCCAACCTGAATATCAGCCAGAGCGTGGAAGATTCCCGTGCTTTAAACATTGACACGACTCCGAAGGTGATTATTTCGTCCAGCGGCATGTGTGAAGCGGGGCGGATTCGGCACCATTTAAAGCATAATCTCTGGCGGCCGGAATGCGCGGTGCTGTTTGTCGGCTACCAGGCAAACGGTACGCTGGGTCGTTTGCTGGTAGACGGTATTAAAGAGGTCAAGCTGTTCGGCGAAGAGATTACTGTTCAGGCTCAGATTCATAATTTTCGTGCGCTCAGCGGCCACGCCGACCACGACGGTCTTCTCGAATGGCTGAAAGCATTTGAGCCAAAGCCGCAGCGTGTGTTTGTCGTACACGGGGAGCGTGAAACCTGCCTGGCTTTTTCCGAAGAACTGAATGATATGGGCTATTCTATTTATGTACCAAATTTTGAGGCCAGGTACGATCTGCTCGCAGACAAAGAACTGGACTTCGGTGTGGATGTCTCTCTGGAGCGCAGTGAGCAGCCGCAGAAGGCCAAGGCTCGCAAGCTTGCTTCTGCATTTCAGCGACTGCTGGCCGCGGAACGCCAGCTGCACCAGACCATTTTGCGCAACGAGGGCGGCGCTAACAAAGACCTTGCCCGCTTTGCCGACCAGATTCTCTCTCTTGCAAAGAAATGGGAGCGCTGA
- a CDS encoding fructose-1,6-bisphosphatase, with protein sequence MRSTEYHLSNHELKYLRLLADNYPTIQAVCTEIINLQAILNLPKGTEHFMSDLHGEYDAFYHIVNNCSGVIREKVDLVFGKTLSDQERSEICTLIYYPEQKLRYIKQSESNLDAWYQKTLHQLISVCRVTASKYTRSKVRKALPPEFSYIIDELLHAQSGEDSNQQVYHAKIIDTIIGINNADEFITALCSLIKRLAVDHLHIVGDIFDRGPGADRIMDLLMKHHAVDVEWGNHDILWMGAASGSEACAAAVVRNTVAGGNLATLESGYGISMRELAMFAKEQYPECEDLNHAIRKAISIILFKLEGQLIRRHPEFQMEHRMLLHQINYEKGTIEIEGKTYTLNTTVFPTVSRETPYELTEEEKSILHGLMEDFKESERLHRHMRFLYAKGSMYQCFNQNLLFHGCIPMTADGKLTSVNVGGRTVKGKELMDLSDKIVRRAYFAPPTAADKPFCLDYMWYLWSGKDSPLFGREKMTTFERMFIDDKSSWVESKNPYYKWYNQEEVCEMLLREFGLNTPFCHIINGHVPVRAGDGESPIKAGGKLIVIDGGFCEAYHHATGIAGYTLIYNSHGMRIKSHQPFGGVRSALEENKDIQSRSDVFETHFARMMVMDTDNGNDISNQIYDLTMLLNAYRQGLLSPKVTK encoded by the coding sequence ATGCGCAGCACAGAATATCACCTGTCAAACCATGAACTGAAATATCTAAGGCTATTGGCGGATAACTATCCGACCATTCAGGCGGTCTGCACGGAAATTATCAACCTTCAGGCCATTTTAAATCTGCCCAAGGGTACAGAGCATTTTATGAGCGATTTGCACGGTGAGTACGATGCCTTTTACCACATTGTGAATAACTGCTCCGGCGTTATCCGCGAAAAGGTAGATCTGGTATTTGGGAAGACGCTGTCCGATCAGGAACGCTCCGAAATCTGCACCCTGATTTATTACCCGGAGCAAAAGCTTCGCTACATTAAGCAGTCGGAATCTAATCTGGACGCTTGGTACCAGAAAACGCTGCATCAGCTCATCAGCGTCTGCCGCGTTACGGCGTCTAAATATACGCGGTCGAAGGTCAGAAAGGCCTTGCCTCCCGAGTTCAGCTACATCATCGACGAGCTTCTGCATGCGCAGTCTGGCGAAGACAGCAACCAGCAGGTGTACCACGCAAAGATCATCGATACGATCATCGGCATCAACAATGCGGATGAGTTTATAACGGCGCTCTGCTCGCTGATCAAGCGCCTTGCGGTGGATCACCTGCATATTGTGGGCGATATTTTCGACCGTGGCCCCGGCGCGGACCGTATTATGGATCTTTTGATGAAGCATCACGCAGTGGATGTGGAGTGGGGCAACCACGACATTCTGTGGATGGGCGCGGCCTCCGGCAGTGAGGCGTGCGCTGCAGCGGTAGTGCGCAACACCGTTGCCGGCGGGAATCTTGCCACACTGGAGAGCGGCTACGGGATCAGTATGCGCGAGCTTGCCATGTTTGCGAAAGAGCAGTACCCGGAATGCGAGGATTTAAACCATGCCATCCGCAAGGCGATTTCGATTATCTTGTTTAAGCTCGAGGGCCAGCTGATCCGCCGTCACCCAGAATTCCAAATGGAGCACCGGATGCTGCTGCATCAGATTAATTATGAAAAGGGAACCATTGAAATTGAAGGGAAGACCTACACGCTCAATACAACGGTGTTCCCGACTGTTAGCCGCGAAACTCCTTACGAGCTGACGGAAGAAGAGAAGAGCATTCTGCATGGGCTGATGGAGGATTTCAAGGAAAGTGAACGACTGCACCGCCATATGCGATTTTTGTACGCAAAGGGCAGCATGTATCAATGCTTTAACCAGAACCTGCTGTTCCATGGATGCATCCCTATGACGGCTGACGGTAAACTGACCAGTGTGAATGTGGGCGGGCGAACGGTGAAGGGCAAAGAACTGATGGATCTTTCGGACAAAATTGTGCGCAGGGCCTATTTTGCTCCCCCCACTGCGGCAGATAAGCCGTTCTGCCTGGATTATATGTGGTATTTGTGGAGCGGCAAGGATTCCCCACTGTTCGGGCGTGAGAAGATGACGACGTTTGAGCGCATGTTTATCGATGACAAAAGCTCTTGGGTGGAGAGTAAGAATCCGTATTATAAATGGTACAATCAAGAGGAAGTCTGCGAAATGCTGCTGAGGGAATTCGGCCTGAACACGCCGTTCTGCCATATCATCAACGGCCATGTGCCGGTGCGCGCGGGCGATGGGGAAAGCCCAATCAAAGCGGGCGGAAAGCTGATTGTAATCGACGGCGGCTTCTGTGAGGCATACCACCATGCCACGGGGATTGCCGGATACACCCTGATCTACAATTCGCATGGAATGCGCATTAAGTCGCACCAGCCGTTCGGCGGGGTGCGCAGCGCGCTGGAGGAGAACAAGGACATTCAGTCCCGCTCTGATGTTTTTGAAACTCATTTTGCCCGTATGATGGTTATGGATACCGATAACGGAAACGATATCAGCAACCAGATTTACGATCTGACCATGCTGCTCAACGCGTACCGTCAGGGCCTGCTTTCGCCTAAGGTGACGAAATAA
- the mscL gene encoding large-conductance mechanosensitive channel protein MscL → MGKQEEQNVKKFIQEFKEFAMRGNVIDLAVGVIIGGAFGKITTSLVTNIVTPVLSAITGRIDLSKLAVGVPNAFGGADIVIAYGAFLQNVLDFIVTAFVIFLMIKLMNKLRQKKDEEPAEPEAPVLSKEEALLTEIRDLLKENNKG, encoded by the coding sequence ATGGGAAAACAGGAGGAACAAAACGTGAAAAAGTTCATCCAGGAATTTAAAGAATTCGCAATGCGCGGCAACGTGATCGATCTTGCCGTCGGTGTGATCATCGGCGGTGCATTCGGAAAAATCACTACCTCTTTGGTGACAAACATCGTTACCCCTGTGCTTTCGGCGATTACTGGAAGGATTGACCTGAGCAAGCTGGCCGTTGGCGTTCCCAACGCCTTTGGCGGAGCCGATATTGTTATCGCTTACGGCGCGTTTCTGCAGAACGTACTGGATTTTATAGTCACCGCCTTTGTCATCTTCCTGATGATCAAGCTAATGAACAAGCTGCGTCAAAAGAAGGATGAAGAACCTGCCGAGCCGGAGGCTCCGGTGCTAAGCAAGGAAGAAGCGCTGCTGACGGAAATTCGGGATTTGCTGAAAGAAAATAACAAAGGGTAA
- a CDS encoding LysE family transporter, which translates to MFSISGFLSYCFINAFTPGPGNLLALNTMVRYGFRKSRFLLAGIFLGYYAVQTACAFMVYSLGSHFESVLSYMRYIGAAYIVWLAFHILTSKPASDYTQKAPNLLSGFLLQLINVKIYMFGITALIKYVTPFSSSLAVVLATSFLIATMGTCATTVWAFFGTMIQGIYDRYYLPVNIIMALVLLYNAFTMIIH; encoded by the coding sequence ATGTTTTCGATATCGGGGTTTTTATCTTATTGCTTTATCAATGCGTTTACTCCCGGGCCGGGTAATCTTCTTGCACTGAACACAATGGTTCGGTATGGATTCCGAAAAAGCCGGTTCTTGCTGGCCGGTATTTTTTTAGGCTATTATGCGGTACAGACAGCCTGTGCATTTATGGTCTATTCTTTGGGATCGCACTTTGAGTCTGTCCTAAGTTATATGAGATATATCGGCGCGGCCTATATTGTCTGGCTGGCTTTTCATATATTAACCAGCAAGCCAGCTAGCGATTACACGCAAAAAGCCCCCAATCTGTTATCGGGCTTTCTCCTCCAGCTAATTAATGTGAAAATATATATGTTTGGCATAACTGCCTTGATTAAGTATGTCACTCCTTTCAGCAGCAGTCTTGCTGTTGTACTCGCTACTTCATTCCTGATTGCGACAATGGGGACCTGCGCTACAACAGTTTGGGCCTTTTTCGGCACAATGATTCAAGGCATATATGATCGATATTACTTACCGGTGAACATTATCATGGCTCTTGTTCTGCTGTACAACGCTTTTACCATGATCATTCACTAA